TGGAGAGCCTTTCTTCTTCTAGACATGTTTTACCTTCCTTTCCTTATTACTTCTTTGCAGGAGCGGCGCCCTTCTTCTTGACACCGTACTTGGAGCGACCGTTCTGACGACCGTTAACAGCCTGGGTATCCAGGGTGCCACGGATGATGTGGTAACGAACACCCGGAACGTCCTTCACACGACCACCGCGGATGAGCACGATGGAGTGTTCCTGGAGGTTGTGGCCTTCGCCGGGGATGTAAGCGGTAACTTCCATCTTGTTGGAAAGGCGTACACGAGCGATCTTACGAAGAGCGGAGTTCGGCTTCTTCGGGGTGCTGGTATAAACACGGGTGCAAACGCCGCGCTTCTGGGGGCAGGACTTCAAGGCCACGGAAGCGGTCTTGTTGCTGATCTGTTCACGTCCGTTGCGGACGAGCTGTTGAATAGTAGGCACTTTTTAATCTCCTAGATTTTTGGAGTGCAAATATAGTTCATATTTCCAATTATTTCAAGTACTTAGCGCAAATTACTCGGAATCATCCTCGTCGGAGGAGCCAACTTCGTTATCCAGCATCTGGATATCGCCGGCGTTATAATCCTCGAAAGTTGCGGAAGCACTTGTCGGCCGAGCAGCTGCTTCTGCTTCAGCATCGGCATCAACCACCTGGACGTTCCTCAGATGGCGGGCACCGGTACCACACGGAATCAGACGACCCATAATCACGTTTTCCTTAAGGCCCATGAGCGGGTCTACGCTACCTTCGATGGAAGCGCGGGTAAGGATCTTAGTGGTTTCCTGGAAGGAGCAGGCAGAGATGAAGCTGTCTGTTGCCAAGGAAGCCTTCGTGATACCAAGGAGCATCGGCGTGAAGGTCGCCGGAGTCTTACCGACTGCAACCAGCTGATCGTTGATTGCGCGGAGACGGGCCTTGGAAATTTCTTCGCCCGGGAGCAGTTCGGAATCACCGGAAGTCTCGATTCGGACCTTACGCATCATCTGGCGAACGATACATTCGATGTGCTTATCTGCGATAGCCACACCCTGCAGGCGGTACACTGCCTGGATTTCGTTAACCAAGTGGCGCTGGACTTCTTCAGGACCGATATCCTTGAGAGCAAGAATATCGCGGGGATCCACGCTACCTTCGCTGATCTTCTGACCAGCACGGACACGGTCACCTTCGTTGACCGCCAGATGAATACCGCGAGGAACCAGCACTTTCTCTTCGGTTTCACCCATAGTAATACGTACAACCTGGTTGTTGCGGACATCTTCGATGGGGCCAACCAAGCCGTCAATGGGGGCAATGTATGCCCTGTTCTTCGGAGTACGAGCTTCGAAAAGTTCTGCGACGCGGGGAAGACCACCGGTAATGTCTCGGGTCTTACCAGCTGCACGCGGGAGCTTAGCAACGGTCTGACCGACAGTCACCATGTCACCGGACTTCACAGTCAGGATGGCGCCATCAGGCAGCATGTAGTTACCCAGCTTGGTGTTGGAACCATCCACAACCGTCACTGCCGGATGGAGGTCCTTCTTACCGTGCTGCTTGTCGCTAATAACGATCCAGGTTTCGTTGCCAGTGACTTCGTCGGTTTCCACACGGTAGGTGCGGTTTTCGACCATGTCAGTAAGAACAACCTTACCGGAAACGTTAGAGATAATCGGGCTGTTATACGGATCCCATTCGAACATGACGTCACCCTTCTTGACGGTTGCGCCATTTTCGACGTAGACGATTGCGCCGTACGGGATCTGGTAACGACCCTTGTTAATACCTGTGG
This genomic stretch from Fibrobacter sp. UWR4 harbors:
- the rpsL gene encoding 30S ribosomal protein S12, whose protein sequence is MPTIQQLVRNGREQISNKTASVALKSCPQKRGVCTRVYTSTPKKPNSALRKIARVRLSNKMEVTAYIPGEGHNLQEHSIVLIRGGRVKDVPGVRYHIIRGTLDTQAVNGRQNGRSKYGVKKKGAAPAKK